A segment of the Zonotrichia albicollis isolate bZonAlb1 chromosome Z, bZonAlb1.hap1, whole genome shotgun sequence genome:
TAAAAGCTCTGGGTTAACAGCAGCAACAGTGGTAGGGAACAAGAGAGATCGTTCTAGCACTCCTTCTTCTGAATCGAAGAGCGGGGTTCCTGGTGACTTGCATTCATCTTCTACATTTGTAATGCTCTTATTGCTAGAATCAATTGATTTCTGCAGTGGTAAAGGTTTTGAGGCATCTGCGTAGGATTGCATTTTGCCTTCTCCTTTTATGGTACCATAAAAGACTTCATCCAGGTCCTCAAGTAAGGAAAACTCTTCCAAAGTATCTACCTCAGTACTCTCTTTAAAAGGTTTGGCTTCTTCCATAGATTCATTGGGATCTTCTGTCACAGGAGACAATGAAATTTGTCTTTCAAATTGTGGCTTAATTGGGGATTTGTCATCAATCAGTgtatatttttcaaaataatccATATCAGCAGTACCATTATTAGGATCCAACTTTGCACAATTATTGTTTTCTGGCAACAGGAGATTTTCTTCTTGAGTTTCTTCAGTTTGCTCCTCATCATACTTTTTGACCAATTCTGTTAGTTCATGGCTTGCAGTCTTTCCCAATAGAGAGCTTTCtgaaatttctgtgattcttccAGAAGTTAGGGCTCTCTGGCCATCCTTGACTGATTTTCTTCTAAATGAAGGATTTGTTTCCAAGTATTCTAATTTATCAGGCATGTGTTTACTTTCTTCTTGatcaacagaagaaaaatgtgtaGGTGCATGAATATTGAGTATTTCATAACCTTCTGAAATGATATTAAATAGATCTTTTTGTTCAGTAGTCTCCAGACCATGCTGGCTGTCTTCTACAGCACTTGCATGTAccatttcttcctcttctcctctcaGATAATGTTCAGACACTTCAGACATTTTGCCTACCTCCAGATGTTGCATTGCTTCAGTTTTTGTAGGGTTTAAAGTACTAGTTTCATGCTCCAGAAGTTTATGTGGACCTTGATTATCTCCTACCAGAGATGGTAAATTGTCTCTCTGTGTTTTGGGACTAGTGTCTGAGGGCTTCCTGTGAGAAAATTTATTTGACACTGATTCAGAAACTCTAAATGTATGTCCCTTAGTCTCTGTAGTCCTATGAACTGTGAATTCTGTGCAACTTCCAGCTGGAAATTCCTTTGATCCAAAATCGGAAGCTTCATTTGGAGTAAGCTGAATTCCTTGCGTGTCTACTTCTGCAGCCCCTATTGGACTAATTAAGCAAGCTTTCACCTCTTCTGCCAGCCAGCTAGCCAGCCCAAAAGATGGAATATCTGGGTTCTGCATTTCTTCAGAACTTGAGCTAAGGGGCTTAATCTCTGCTGAGGAGAGGCTACCCAATTCACCAGAATAATGCTGTGTTTTGTGTGTCACAGTTTCTTGAACTAGGTCTGACTGAACAACTCCCAGATGCTCCAAGGTTGTATGCTTTTGGTCTTCAAAACCTTGTTGCATTTCACGTTTATGCTCTCCTTCAGTATAAATGCCTGAAAATTTGTTAGATTGCTTTCCAAGCATGTCTGCTACATCAGATAAAGATGATggaatattttgtttctcttcatCATCAGTGAGAGCCACTGATACTGGCTTTTCAAGTTCTGACTTTCCAGGTAATTTATGAAAAGGTATAAATGACTCTGATAACACTTCTTGCTGGTCTGCTACACCAGTCACCTTTGACTCTGTGGTCATTGCCCTTGGCACTGTGTGTACATCAGGTTGCATTTCTTGCTCATATTGCTCAGCAGTGAATTTGGGTGAACTTCTGAGCTGGTCTGGAGACAAATATATTGTATCCAACAAAGAAGATTCGGGCTTGTCTTGGTCTTGCACTTGAGACCTACTCTCCAAGTGCGCTGTCTTTAAGCTTGCTGTTTCAGGTGAACTGAGTTGAATTTTTTGCAACTGTTGTTCATTGTGTGGTGGAATTACATGTTCACACTCTGATTGTATGGGCTGGGTAATAAATGgctgcatttttttattttcttgtttagcAAGGGACTGTGTGGGAATCATATATTCAGAGACTGGTTTTGAGTAAGGTGGAACTTCTTGCTGGCATGTTTCATCAGCTGAATAAAATGGAACTGAAGGTTCAGACTGCAGTTTTGAAGGTACAGTCAGGTAATCCTGACTTTCTAGACTTTCTGTTTTATCTGTAGAATATGATAAATTTAGTTGTTCAGATTCTAACTGTATAGCTGTATGAAAGTAATGTGGAGTCTGTTCTCTCTCAACTTCAGGTAAAATTTCATATTCAGCCTCTGACTTTGCAGCTACAGGGAAGTGTAGAAGACTTTCTGTATTCTCTACTTCTTTTCTTGCAAAAGAGGACCCTGGCTCAGGCAGAGCAGTTTCTAAGTGTTCTGTTTTACAGGTGGAATAAGATATTTCTAAATGTTTGGGGGGTGAGCCTCCAGCTACAGGTGAAGACTTTGGACTTCCTTCAAGGCTTGTTTCAGACACAGCGTGTGAAGCACCCAAAGGTACAGGCATTGTTTGTTCAGTAAGAGATGAATATGGTTGAATTTTGTGGCTGTGTGCTTCCTCAGTGGAAAATGATAAATTTTGTTGTTCAGTTTCCAGCTGAGCACTTCGAGATGAAGGAGCACCAGTGTCTTGCTTCTGTGAATATCCTGCTCTCAGTGGGCCCATTTCATGCTTTTCTGCTTTGTAAGTAGGACTTAATAAATCTGATTGTTTAAAATCTGGTTGTGTAGTTCCCTGCTCCTCGGTCCTGACAAAGGTATGTGCTACAGAAGGTGTTTCTGGCTGCTCTGTTTCAACATCAGGGGACTGCAAACTAACATGTGGCTGTTCTGGTTGGACCTCATCCCTCCACTTTGTTTCGCCAGTGAAATATGGTTTCTCTGGATGCTCCAGCTGGGCAGTCTGTGGTTGATCTGCCTTGCTACAGGAATATGATAAATCTAGCGGCTTTATTACATGAGTCTCTGCTTTGCCAAGAAAGTGTGACAAATCTGGATGTTTTGAATTCAGTTTTTCTGGTTGCAACTGTTCTGATTTTCCTGTGGAATACGAAATATCAGAAGGAGTGAACCCTGCTTGTGCAGCATcatggttttttgttttgccagAGGAATACAAGAAGTCTGGGAACTCCCCTTCCACTGTAGATATATTTGGTTGTTCTTCTATGCCATGAGGACTTGAAAACACTGGTTGATCCAATTTCAGTTGCACTATTTCCTCTGGGTGTAATGTATAGCTTCTTCTCTCCTCTTTGACGTCCAGCTGTgcactttgtttttcttcactaACAGAAGAGGACAAATCCATGTGCAGTACTTTGCCCGTGGCATCCATGACACTTGCATGTTCAGACTCAGGTAGAGCAGCCCATGATGGCTCTGTTTTGACAGATGAATGCAACAAACTCTGTTCTTTCAGCTCTGGCTGAGTTGTTTTATGAGGTTCCGCTGTGCCAACAGAGAATGACAAATCTGCATATTCTGAATTTGCTTGGGAATTTTGCATTCCTTCTGTATTCTCCATAGAGCACTGTAGCTCAGGGTGTTCTGCTTGCATTCCTGCATCTTTCCATTCCTCTGCTTTTTTGAGAGATGATGAAAACTCATTTGTCTTTTCTTGCTCTGGTTGAATCTTTTCTTGCTGTACTGTGCCAGTGGAATGAAATAAATCCAGGCACTCAAAATCCTCATCAGCAATTTGAATTTGCTGTGTTTCACCAATTGAACATGATAAATCCATTGTTTCTGCCTCTGGCTGTAGGATTTCATGGTGTTCTAATGTGCCAGCAGATAAATCTGAATGGTGAGATTTTGCGTTTAAAGTTTCTTGTTCTGCCTCACTGAGAGAATGACATAATTCTAAATGTCCCAATTCCATCCACGCTTTCTTGCCTTCTGCCTCTTTTTTGAAAGAATGCAAGAAGCcttgcttctcctctccagcaaTTTGTTCTTGCTCTGTTGTGCCAGATGACAGATCTGGTTTTTCTAACACTGGTTGTGTAGTTCTTTGTGGCTTTCCTTTATCAATGGAATGCAGTGAATCAGGATGCTTTGGCTCTGCTTTTAACATTTCTCCTTGCTCCATTTTTCCACTTGGGAATGGTGCATCTGGAACTCTGTGTTTCTCCTTTGCAGCTTGTGAATGCTCTGCTGTGCAGACAGACTGTTCCTTTTTAGAGCATTCCACAGCTGTGTGCTCTGTCCCTCGTTGCCCCACTTCCCTGGTCAGGGGTGCCAAGCTTGCATGGCCtggctccagctgtgcaggTGGGATTTGCTCCATTTTGTCATGACCATACAATGCACCTGGCTTCTCCAATCCCAGCTGGATTGTTTCCTGCACTTTGTTGAGGGAATGTGCTAGCCCAGGGTGTTCAGGTTTCAGTTGTGATGTTTGCAGCCCTCCTACTTTGAAAACAGAGTAAGGCAAATTAGAATGTCCCTGCCCTGGTTCTGCCATTTCTGTTTCCTCTGCTGTAcccacagaacgtgacaaatgTGAAATTTCCACTTCTGGCTGAGCTgttttctgttccatttgtcCAAAGGGATAAGTTTGCTCTGTTTCTTGTACTTTTTGTTGTACCTCTGAGATGTCCAGAGGAGATATTGCATCAGTATGCTCCACCTCTGGTGGTATCCTTTCATCATCTGGCCTCTCAATGGAAAATGATAAATTTGGTTCTTCCAGGATCTCCTGGGCACGTTCTGAAGTGTTCCTTTTATTGGGAGAATGTGTTAACTTTTCTTGCTCTAACTCCTGCTCTGTGGCTTTCTGCTGCTTTAATCTGCCAAGAGaaagttttctgtgtttttgaTCCAATGGTGCTACTTCTTCCTGGCTTGTCTCACCAGTGGAATGTGACAAATCAGGATGCTTCATCTCCCATGGTGCAAGTTCTGTATGTTTTGACTCTATTTGTGCAGTTGCTGGAGAAGTTCTTTTTTTACCTACTTTAGGCAATTCTTGGTGTTTAGACTTAAACTTTTGAGTTGATTGTTCTTTGCCTTTACCAAAGGAAAAGGATGAATCTGAATATTTTGAATCCAGTTGCGAGCATGACTGATTTGGGTATTGAGATTCTATTTCCATATTTTCATCTTGTGCTGCTTCACTCAGGCTTCCTTGTGAATCCAAATGTTCTGATTTTTGCTGAGTTTCTCCCATGGTGTATGAGAGCTCTGGATGTCCTGACTCCTGCTCCACAATATCAACTTGCTTTGATTCACCACTGTCCCATGAAACATCTGGATGTTCCACCATTACTGGCTCAGTTTCTTGTTGCTTCAAATGGAATGGTATGGTTGgttttttcaataatttttcttGCCCATGAGAGGAATATAGCAAATCTGGATATTCTGAAGTTATTTCCATTTCCAGTGGAGCTTCTTTTTCACTGGAAGGAGGCAAAAATGTTTGCTCCAGCTCTTGATGTATTTCTTGTTGCTCTGATTTGTGCTGCACAGtttccttctctgtttctgTACTTacataaaatgttttttctggATATGCTAGTTCTGTTTGCATTTCTTCTTGCATTTGTTTACTGAATGAATATGGCAAAGATGGATGCACTAACCCTGGCTGAGCTATTTCTTGCTGTGCCAAATTATTTTGGTCTGTGACCTGTGGCTCTTCTTTACCCAGGCTTTCTGAAATACCTGAATACTCTGTTTCCATTTCCACAGCTTCTTGTTGATCTGTTTCCTGCTGTCTCACCTCTCTTTGTACTGTATCTTGTTCCATCCTGCCAAAGGACTGTGAAACATCTGGCTGGGGCACATTGAGTGATGGTGTTTCCTGTTGCTGAGTACCAGCAGTggaacaggaaggaaaagacTGCTCCTGCTCCATTTGTGCTGTTTCCCAGGGCTTTGCTCTGTCAGTCAGTTGTGACCACAAAGTTCCGGCCTCGACTCCTTCTTGTGTCGCTTCTTCAGTGGTAAATGAGAAATCCCTCTTTTCTGAAACTATTTGTACATTTTCATGCTGCTCTGTTTCACTAATGAAACATGATGGCTCTGGACCTTCTAAGTTTCTCTGTACAGCTTCTTGTACCGTCTCTCCCTGGGAATACAGTGGATCAGTTTGTTCCAGCTTTGGTTGCAATTTTTGATGTTCTGTTTCGCCAGCAGAATATGTTGTCTCTGGCTGTTTCACCTTCAGCTGTgaagttttattttcctgttcttttgGGGTAGAATGTGGCCAAACTGGAAGCTCTGACTGCAGTTGAGTAGTTTCTCCTTGCATTGCCATGGCAGAGGAATCCAGCTTACCTTCAGACTGTGACTCCTGCTGTACAGGCTGTGGCTGTTTTCCTTTGTCAGTTTGTGACAGTTCTTTCTCCTTTGTTTTATTAATGGGATGCGATAAATCTGAAAATGCTGTTTCCAGATACCCAGTTTGTTGTATCTCAGCCCTTCCAGTGGAATCAAATCTATCTGGATGTACCAACTGGAGTTCtgcattgttttctttctctgcttcctCCATCAAACATGGTAAATCTGAATGTACCTGTGCaagctcttctttttcttcttgcttttctttttcagggGAATAAGACTGTTCCTGTTCAAAAGGACTGAATGCAtggttttctgtttcttcccTGGAAAGCAAAACTTGATGTTCATTTTCCAGCTGTGCACTTTGCATTTCCTTGACTACTTCCTGGGTGAAAGAAGAGTCTGGATGACCCATCTCCAGATGTGCACTCTCTGATTCCACCATTTTTTCTCTGGAATATGATAGATCCTCAGATCTATCATAGCTGGAGACCTCTGCCTCCAGCTGTGTGTTGTCTGATTCTTCCATTTCTtccctggaaaaagaaaagtctgGATGCTCCATCTCCAGCTGTGCACTCTCCGGTTCTATTGTTTCTTCCTTGGAAGAAAATTCTGGTTGTTCTGTCTCCAGTTGGGATCTCcctgatttttctctttcttttgtgGAAAAAAGCAGTTCTGGGTAGTCTGTATCTGGTATTGCACTCTCTGATCCCTCTGTTTCTTCCTTAGAATATGAGAAATCTGGAAGGTCTGTCTCTAGCTGTGCACTTCCTGGTTCCTCTATTTCTTccctggaaaaagagaaatctgGATGCTCCATCTCCATCTGTTCACCCTTCAATTCCTCTGTTTCTTCCTTGGGAGAAGAGAAATCCAGATGCTCTGTCTCCATCTGTGTTGTCTCTGATTCTCCAGTTTCTTCGGTGGAATATGAGAGGTCTGGATGCTCCATCTCCATTTGCCCACCTTCagcttgtttgttttcttcagtGGAAAAATCAGAGTGATCAAAATCTACTGCTTTATTTGTAGCTGAAGTTTTCtgtgtttcttctgtttctgtatGAACAGGATATGAAATGCCAAAATATTTAGAATCTATATTTTCAGGAATTGGTGGTTTTAATTTAATTCCttgcttctttgttttctgaagtGAAAAGTCTTGTTCAGACTTTGTTTGGTTCTCCAAATGAACATTTTGAGTTCCTGAAGATGGGGTCTTTTTACCCTCTTCTCCTTCAGCTGAATACATTACACCTGAAGTTGCTGACTCTGACAGTGCAGTTGATGATGGACACTCAGTTTCttgcttttctgtttcatttccaGAATGTGGTAAAAGCACATGTTCAGACTCAGACTGTGCAGCTTCTGATGACTGAGGAATAACATCTTCCTGTCTTGTTTCACTTGAAGTGGGATATTTGGATTTAGCTGATGGAACATCAGGTAAGTAAGACTTTTGTATTTCCCCCTCAGGATGTTCTGACATAGATTCTATAGGCAAAACATGCTGGGAACTTGGTCTATCTAATTCACTAACAAAATCTGCTGAAACAGACTGTGGTGCCGAATTAGGCTGAACTTCCTGATTCTTCACTTCATCTAGATGATCtgatgctggcagcagggattggTCTGGCTTCTTTTTTGCATTTTCGGCTGAGGGAAGCAGCACTTCTTTTTTGTCAGACTTGAATGGTGTGGAGGTTGTTGACTCTGTTATTGATGTTCTGGCTGTGGCTGAATGACTTTGCTGCTCCCTGGCTTCTTCTTCATTCTTCAGTAAATGTTCTGAAACCTGATTTGGAGTCTCTAAAAGAGgtttcctctcttttctttcttcatgtTGAAGAGTTGATTCTTTCATTTTATAAGGTTCaatattttcagaagaaaaatcatTCTTCTTAGTAAGCTGTTTTTCAAGAGGTGATGTTGGTGaagaaaagctttgttttgcttgttcTGTGAGTTGCTCTCTTTGTTTCCTCCTTCTCTCTGAAGGTGTTTCAAGAATTTTACTTCTTGCTCCCTGAAAATGTTTTGGATATGTGGAGAGTGAACCAAACTTCTGCAATCTTTCTTTTACTGATGTTTCAAGGAACTTTTCAGAATCTCCTGAAGCTGAGCTACTTCTCCGGATTCTGTTTTTCTCCAATGTTTCAGGGGCTGGCCCAGTCCCTCCAAAAATTGAGTTGAACAGTTGGATTCTAGCTTGTACTGGTCCTCCAAGAATTGGACCAACTTTTCTCAGTCTGCTCTCCCTAAATATTGATCTTATTGGAGCACGTTTTACGGGCTCTTCTGTGATATTCTCTTGATCCTCTTTGTTGTCCAACATTTCCTCATCTGTGTCTTGTGTTTCCACCTGCTCTACATTCAACGTGGAGGCTTGCACATCTCCTAGATCAGTTCTTGGTTCTTGCCTTTGCATTCCAGAAGAGTCACGTTTTTTATTGCACTGGCCTCCCTTTGGTCTTGTAGCCATTGGCACCTTATTTGAAGATCTGCGTGTCCTTTTCCGAATGATCATGCCTTCATCCATAATAAAGATAACTTTTCCTGGAGGAGAACCTACTGGTGAACTTTCCATACTGTAAAGATCAGAAGTGGTACTTGTTTCTGAGGTCCAGGGAGTAGAACATCTGCTCGAGCTGGTTTCCCAGGTTATTCCACTGTCTTCACTTTGGCATGTTACCATAGAAAAGGAAGGGTTAGTCATGATGTACTGCAGCTTGGGTTTCACATCTTCACTTTGGATAAGATCTTTTAaactacaaacaaaaaaaaacaaaaaaacaaaagaaagctcTAACAACATACAACAAATTAAATTATTGgaggaaaaagctgaatttattcattaaaattaaaatggctTTCAAAGTTGTAAAAATACTGCATAAGCATAGATTTTGAAGTACAAGCATAAGAAAAGTAATATTTTGTCTCACAACTATATTTTAGATGAATTTAGATGGAAAACTGCATGTTGCAAGGTTAATTCAATGAAGGGGAGGTGTTTAAAAGATCTTGACAATGCAGGAAGAACAGTCTTTGATCTGACCTTGTTTTGCCAGTGTGAGGTTGAGCTGATTCTGAGGCTATTCTCCAGCATGTGTTTATTTCACAGTATAAATTAAACCTTTCATTAAACACTTCAAAGATACTGTCAGTGTTTTAATAGCACCCACACTTGCTTTGCGCAAGTGTGAATGATTATACAATGCTCAAAGCAGTAGTCTATCCACTGGTTTGTTACTGTCTTCTCATGTATTTTATCCTCTGAGCATTCTTGATACTTAACAAAGTAATTTAGAATACATTCAACAATTAAAATATACTGACACCTCCCCAAATGAAACTGCAATGTTTTATAAAGGTAGTTTTAAACCTTATCATGTGTAATCAATACACTGTCATATGCTGTAATCAAATCTTTCAGCTAAAATAGTAAAAAGGCTGGAGAAAGGCTTTTATGAGAAGCTTtaggaaagaaaacttcaaattCTTCAAGTTCTTAAAATTAAGAGTGTAAAGATTAGCATAAGCAATTAAAAGACACAATGTGTGGAGGGTTTAGTATTTTTAGGCTTACAATATttacttaaaacaaaaaaaaagggcacCGAAAAGTTAATCAAAGCTCGACCCTAATATTTCTTGAGTAGACAGTAGTTCATTTATGGAAATCGCTTTTGTAGCTGATGGAAAGAAAGGGAGACTATCTGCTGGATAAGATGTAGCCTTCAGTAGAGCAGAAACAGTGAATTTTGGGTGGGACACTTCCTTTACACAGTTACATAATCACTCTATTGCTCCCATGGACGAATGCACATTTATGGCCACACAACATCCTGCTTCCACTGAACAGAGGGAACGGTCACTTTTCcactgaaaaagagaaaagcgtTTCAGCTAAAGTGAAGAAAGATAGCTACTGATCAGGGATCAGAAAAGCAGAATCCGTCTGACCAactgccaggggctgtggccCTGCACCACACAGGTGCCAGAGATACCTGCAGTTTGCAGAGGCAGGCGGACACCCCTGAGGAGAAGGTGGCACCATGCCAGAGGGTACTGAGCCCCTGTCAGAAGGCAGAGGTCTTTGAAGGAGGAAAATAAATCCTGTGGAAAGTCATTAAGTACTTAGTTAAGCAAACTTTCAGGACTGTAAGTTTTTTGTAAAGGGCACTCAGT
Coding sequences within it:
- the CMYA5 gene encoding cardiomyopathy-associated protein 5 isoform X2 codes for the protein MEGSRGAECDRASETSSFIGDEEEEEEEEEEEEEEEEEEEEVEETVDPEEAEELTNSLKDLIQSEDVKPKLQYIMTNPSFSMVTCQSEDSGITWETSSSRCSTPWTSETSTTSDLYSMESSPVGSPPGKVIFIMDEGMIIRKRTRRSSNKVPMATRPKGGQCNKKRDSSGMQRQEPRTDLGDVQASTLNVEQVETQDTDEEMLDNKEDQENITEEPVKRAPIRSIFRESRLRKVGPILGGPVQARIQLFNSIFGGTGPAPETLEKNRIRRSSSASGDSEKFLETSVKERLQKFGSLSTYPKHFQGARSKILETPSERRRKQREQLTEQAKQSFSSPTSPLEKQLTKKNDFSSENIEPYKMKESTLQHEERKERKPLLETPNQVSEHLLKNEEEAREQQSHSATARTSITESTTSTPFKSDKKEVLLPSAENAKKKPDQSLLPASDHLDEVKNQEVQPNSAPQSVSADFVSELDRPSSQHVLPIESMSEHPEGEIQKSYLPDVPSAKSKYPTSSETRQEDVIPQSSEAAQSESEHVLLPHSGNETEKQETECPSSTALSESATSGVMYSAEGEEGKKTPSSGTQNVHLENQTKSEQDFSLQKTKKQGIKLKPPIPENIDSKYFGISYPVHTETEETQKTSATNKAVDFDHSDFSTEENKQAEGGQMEMEHPDLSYSTEETGESETTQMETEHLDFSSPKEETEELKGEQMEMEHPDFSFSREEIEEPGSAQLETDLPDFSYSKEETEGSESAIPDTDYPELLFSTKEREKSGRSQLETEQPEFSSKEETIEPESAQLEMEHPDFSFSREEMEESDNTQLEAEVSSYDRSEDLSYSREKMVESESAHLEMGHPDSSFTQEVVKEMQSAQLENEHQVLLSREETENHAFSPFEQEQSYSPEKEKQEEKEELAQVHSDLPCLMEEAEKENNAELQLVHPDRFDSTGRAEIQQTGYLETAFSDLSHPINKTKEKELSQTDKGKQPQPVQQESQSEGKLDSSAMAMQGETTQLQSELPVWPHSTPKEQENKTSQLKVKQPETTYSAGETEHQKLQPKLEQTDPLYSQGETVQEAVQRNLEGPEPSCFISETEQHENVQIVSEKRDFSFTTEEATQEGVEAGTLWSQLTDRAKPWETAQMEQEQSFPSCSTAGTQQQETPSLNVPQPDVSQSFGRMEQDTVQREVRQQETDQQEAVEMETEYSGISESLGKEEPQVTDQNNLAQQEIAQPGLVHPSLPYSFSKQMQEEMQTELAYPEKTFYVSTETEKETVQHKSEQQEIHQELEQTFLPPSSEKEAPLEMEITSEYPDLLYSSHGQEKLLKKPTIPFHLKQQETEPVMVEHPDVSWDSGESKQVDIVEQESGHPELSYTMGETQQKSEHLDSQGSLSEAAQDENMEIESQYPNQSCSQLDSKYSDSSFSFGKGKEQSTQKFKSKHQELPKVGKKRTSPATAQIESKHTELAPWEMKHPDLSHSTGETSQEEVAPLDQKHRKLSLGRLKQQKATEQELEQEKLTHSPNKRNTSERAQEILEEPNLSFSIERPDDERIPPEVEHTDAISPLDISEVQQKVQETEQTYPFGQMEQKTAQPEVEISHLSRSVGTAEETEMAEPGQGHSNLPYSVFKVGGLQTSQLKPEHPGLAHSLNKVQETIQLGLEKPGALYGHDKMEQIPPAQLEPGHASLAPLTREVGQRGTEHTAVECSKKEQSVCTAEHSQAAKEKHRVPDAPFPSGKMEQGEMLKAEPKHPDSLHSIDKGKPQRTTQPVLEKPDLSSGTTEQEQIAGEEKQGFLHSFKKEAEGKKAWMELGHLELCHSLSEAEQETLNAKSHHSDLSAGTLEHHEILQPEAETMDLSCSIGETQQIQIADEDFECLDLFHSTGTVQQEKIQPEQEKTNEFSSSLKKAEEWKDAGMQAEHPELQCSMENTEGMQNSQANSEYADLSFSVGTAEPHKTTQPELKEQSLLHSSVKTEPSWAALPESEHASVMDATGKVLHMDLSSSVSEEKQSAQLDVKEERRSYTLHPEEIVQLKLDQPVFSSPHGIEEQPNISTVEGEFPDFLYSSGKTKNHDAAQAGFTPSDISYSTGKSEQLQPEKLNSKHPDLSHFLGKAETHVIKPLDLSYSCSKADQPQTAQLEHPEKPYFTGETKWRDEVQPEQPHVSLQSPDVETEQPETPSVAHTFVRTEEQGTTQPDFKQSDLLSPTYKAEKHEMGPLRAGYSQKQDTGAPSSRSAQLETEQQNLSFSTEEAHSHKIQPYSSLTEQTMPVPLGASHAVSETSLEGSPKSSPVAGGSPPKHLEISYSTCKTEHLETALPEPGSSFARKEVENTESLLHFPVAAKSEAEYEILPEVEREQTPHYFHTAIQLESEQLNLSYSTDKTESLESQDYLTVPSKLQSEPSVPFYSADETCQQEVPPYSKPVSEYMIPTQSLAKQENKKMQPFITQPIQSECEHVIPPHNEQQLQKIQLSSPETASLKTAHLESRSQVQDQDKPESSLLDTIYLSPDQLRSSPKFTAEQYEQEMQPDVHTVPRAMTTESKVTGVADQQEVLSESFIPFHKLPGKSELEKPVSVALTDDEEKQNIPSSLSDVADMLGKQSNKFSGIYTEGEHKREMQQGFEDQKHTTLEHLGVVQSDLVQETVTHKTQHYSGELGSLSSAEIKPLSSSSEEMQNPDIPSFGLASWLAEEVKACLISPIGAAEVDTQGIQLTPNEASDFGSKEFPAGSCTEFTVHRTTETKGHTFRVSESVSNKFSHRKPSDTSPKTQRDNLPSLVGDNQGPHKLLEHETSTLNPTKTEAMQHLEVGKMSEVSEHYLRGEEEEMVHASAVEDSQHGLETTEQKDLFNIISEGYEILNIHAPTHFSSVDQEESKHMPDKLEYLETNPSFRRKSVKDGQRALTSGRITEISESSLLGKTASHELTELVKKYDEEQTEETQEENLLLPENNNCAKLDPNNGTADMDYFEKYTLIDDKSPIKPQFERQISLSPVTEDPNESMEEAKPFKESTEVDTLEEFSLLEDLDEVFYGTIKGEGKMQSYADASKPLPLQKSIDSSNKSITNVEDECKSPGTPLFDSEEGVLERSLLFPTTVAAVNPELLEEPPALSFLYKDLYAGAVGEKTKDETPSDEESGNSNASFPSRNSDTDDGTGIYFEKYILKDEIPGKAIGPQKDQIPEDESFRGGILVWSSENNQEEGSGDVQYVRTEVLSERVVMERDKFQVDSNIQATICKPTHAIPFGSKPVISGAGTDTTEQREEENVPVERTEELPEQPSQQRYSHQVEYQGAAYQEASTGQEERQDITAFPQMEKYVPYVRAPTEDSGDDQFTQEHLSCVPTIQQTENPDLQREEQHSDVYEDFAESMDYDVITQEELLQDEISSQFTHEELLFEDRDSFDHAADSYEFVNEPEQRTPVELEDSGFVVMYPEKSATNVPQVESPQRELKKAQVDTYCYHCKCPISAIDKLFGEHKDHEVTTLDDAATKMKDQLSKLLTALEEKSMKIEEFVSDIELRFNSVEENCKKNADLLEKQNEEMLKKVVAQYDEKSENFEEVKKMKMEYLYEQMVNFQQTVDSAKETLETTVKETDEVDGFVFLNSSKELNKRLLAAMDTTLSLEKVPSAFSLFEHYADNPGQSNQHSLQHTAVPQTPTVIPQEPNSATSTSIAVYWAVNDGDTIDCFQVYCTEELQASKDAGVEEYRVTVKESHCILEDLEPDRCYSVWVMAVNGTGCSLPSEKAVFKTAPAVPTIRAEDCTVCWDTATVRWRAASVSAESFIVEYCRQHCPEGEGVRSVPRSHRQPLSPACGAPPVTQEIIPPAATSFAGIKKPELKVSLEPNVNYFFYLRAVNPFGTSEQSEAALISTKGTRFRLLSDTAHPALQISSNATVIHLPEKTKLTGFPSVLGELLPAQGCHYWEIVVSACRSYRIGICYEAITQSSVLGLSDTSWCMRCCPTQTSFLYRFLHTGVMSDVHVTEHLARIGILLDYSSGRLLFFNAERGLVLFAIRHKFTDAAHPAFALEKAGVLTLCTGMELPEFVKQS